The following are encoded in a window of Platichthys flesus chromosome 11, fPlaFle2.1, whole genome shotgun sequence genomic DNA:
- the adam15 gene encoding disintegrin and metalloproteinase domain-containing protein 15 isoform X4, with protein sequence MSGAAATFLLLLLSGRAALTVGRSLNAPRDGNDGLTATVTGVDRGWRPLLEKTRPFVLMDGERRSLTEALQYGHPNRLQCGLEVGGQLFLLDLEKNHDLLPKPPNVFYYLPNGTGVSVTANPVTHCYYQGSVRGFPQSRVALSTCSGLRGVIAINSTLSFELQPQEDDHHNPGQQGQEEWGGGETGEDGGEGSGGREGGEEGVHLLFSTSPLEGDVAGGCVVSHTALPPIHSFTHTHRKKRDILTETKYIELVLVADHQEFMNYQKNNNTIIYRMLDVANQVDWFYRPLNVRVALTGLEIWSDRDKIQVEKSPTDTLNNFLEWRTRELLPRLRHDNAQLVMGGSFDGTTVGMASQSSMCSRDRSGGVNVDHLVSVVGVASTVAHELGHNLGMSHDTAERRCSCQNEPRLGGCIMEPSTGFMPGQQFSSCSAADLSVSLLHGGGMCLFNVPQPDLLLGGPRCGNLYLERGEECDCGLLEECDDPCCNASTCQLLPGAQCSSDGICCHNCKLRAAGSVCREPIGECDLPEFCTGSSPHCPPNVFLQNGELCEDGASYCHGGVCASMNTQCQTLWGPNATSAPAVCFSSVNKQGNKHGNCGQLNNRSYIPCGNSDVHCGRIQCQGGRERPLLGTNAEILTTTVRFNVSDLICRGTFFHLGDDVSDPATVAQGTACGPAKACLNQRCQNVSVFGVDDCRRKCNGHGVCNSNSNCHCDVGWAPPDCRHSGHGGSVDSGPASAAAESDPVRVALLVVFLFILPVLLLFLALRFPRVRRSLLCLRPNSPFRKARQHNRVTHSEMWDLEFDHIHISRTKTMERVDDGDQVQALRYHLNPQADIPMTPPRKEQLLGRPAPPNKPLPPDPVTPGQVPLPLKPIVPKKPRPLAPPSHPHLPPLPPQPAACTSNTKIRPHSTVAPTGPSKRRPPAPPTRPTIPQKVESSSLL encoded by the exons ATGAGCGGAGCCGCCGCGacctttctgctgctgctgctcagcggCCGAGCTGCCCTCACGGTCGGCCGGTCCCTGAACGCACCGCGGGACGGTAACGACGGTCTGACCGCAACCGTCACAG GTGTCGACAGAGggtggcgccccctgctggagaaGACACGTCCCTTTGTACTGATGGACGGAGAGAGACGGAGCCTCACCGAAGCGTTACag TACGGTCACCCCAACAGATTGCAGTGTGGACTGGAGGTGGGAGGACAACTCTTCCTGTTGGACCTGGAGAAGAACCA CGACCTTCTGCCTAAACCACCCAACGTCTTCTACTACCTGCCCAACGGAACCGGCGTGTCTGTGACAGCCAACCCTGTG ACTCACTGTTATTACCAAGGCAGTGTCAGGGGATTCCCTCAGTCCAGAGTGGCTCTGAGCACCTGCTCCGGACTCAG AGGCGTCATAGCCATCAACTCCACGCTGAGCTTCGAGCTGCAGCCCCAGGAGGACGACCACCATAACCCCGGCCAGCAGGGGCAGGAGgagtggggaggaggggagacTGGAGAAGATGGTGGTGAAGGAAGTGGAGGtcgagaaggaggtgaagaaggagtCCATTTATTGTTCTCCACTAGTCCTCTGGAGGGCGATGTTGCTGGAGGCTGCGTGGTGTCACACACCGCTCTCCCCCCGATCCACagcttcactcacacacacagg aaaaagagagacatCTTGACAGAGACGAAATACATCGAGCTTGTGCTGGTGGCTGATCACCAGGAG TTCATGAATTAtcagaagaacaacaacaccaTCATCTACCGCATGCTGGACGTGGCCAACCAGGTGGACTGG ttCTACCGTCCTCTGAACGTGCGGGTGGCTTTGACCGGTCTGGAGATCTGGAGCGACCGAGACAAGATCCAGGTGGAGAAGAGTCCCACGGACACACTCAACAACTTCCTGGAGTGGAGAACCAGAGAGCTGCTGCCACGCCTTCGCCATGACAACGCCCAGCTTGTCAT GGGCGGGTCATTTGACGGCACCACAGTGGGGATGGCGTCCCAGTCGTCCATGTGCTCCAGAGACAGGTCCGGTGGAGTTAACGTG GATCACCTGGTCAGCGTGGTGGGCGTGGCCTCTACTGTGGCACATGAGCTTGGTCACAATTTGGGGATGAGCCACGACACGGCCGAACGCCGCTGCTCCTGTCAGAATGAGCCGCGTCTAGGAGGATGCATCATGGAGCCGTCGACCGG GTTCATGCCAGGTCAGcagttcagcagctgcagcgccGCAGACCTGTCCGTCAGTCTGCTGCACGGGGGGGGGATGTGTCTCTTCAACGTCCCACAGCCCGACCTCCTGCTGGGAGGACCTCGCTGTGGAAACCTGTACCTGGAGCGAGGAGAGGAGTGTGACTGTGGCCTGCTGGAg gaGTGTGATGACCCTTGCTGTAATGCATCCACGTGTCAGCTGcttcctggagctcagtgttcTTCTGATGGAATCTGTTGTCACAACTGCAAA CTGCGAGCAGCGGGCTCGGTGTGTCGGGAGCCGATTGGAGAATGTGACCTCCCTGAGTTCTGCACCGGCTCCTCCCCCCACTGTCCACCCAATGTCTTCCTGCAGAACGGAGAGCTCTGTGAGGATGGCGCCTCCTACTGCCACGGAGGAGTTTGTGCCAGCATGAACACCCAGTGTCAGACGCTGTGGGGACCCA acGCCACCAGTGCTCCGGCCGTCTGCTTCTCATCTGTCaataaacaaggaaacaaacatGGGAACTGTGGTCAGCTTAACAACAGATCCTACATCCCCTGTGGAAACTC TGACGTTCACTGCGGACGAATTCAGTGTCAAGGCGGGAgagagcgccccctgctgggcaCCAACGCAGAGATCCTCACCACCACTGTCCGCTTCAATGTCAGTGACCTCATCTGCAGAGGAACTTTCTTCCACCTCGGAGATGACGTGTCCGACCCTGCCACTGTGGCCCAGGGCACCGCCTGCGGACCCGCAAAG gcCTGTTTGAACCAGAGGTGTCAGAACGTGTCCGTGTTCGGCGTTGACGACTGTCGCAGGAAATGTAACGGCCATGGG gtgtgtAACAGTAATAGTAACTGTCACTGTGATGTGGGCTGGGCTCCACCTGACTGCAGGCACTCCGGTCATGGCGGCAGCGTGGACAGCGGCCCggcctcagctgcagcag agtcGGACCCGGTCAGAGTCGCCCTGCTCgttgtcttcctcttcatcctgccagtgctcctcctcttcctcgctcttCGCTTCCCTCGTGTGCGTCGGAGTCTTCTCTGTCTCAGACCAAACAGCCCTTTTCGCAAAGCTCGACAACACAACCG TGTTACTCACAGTGAGATGTGGGACTTGGAGTTTGACCATATCCACATCTCCAG aaCTAAGACGATGGAGCGAGTGGACGACGGCGATCAGGTCCAAGCACTGAGATACCACCTGAACCCACAGGCTGACATCCCAATGACGCCCCCCCGCAAAGAG cagctgctgggtCGACCAGCTCCTCCCAACAAGCCACTCCCCCCTGACCCCGTCACACCTGGACAG GTTCCTCTTCCACTCAAACCTATCGTGCCAAAGAAGCCCCGCCCCCTGGCGCCACCATCCCATCCCCACCTTCCCCCTCTCCCACCTCAACCCGCTGCCTGCACCTCCAACACCAAAATCCGGCCGCACAGCACCGTCGCACCTACAGGGCCTTCCAAAAG acgacctcctgctcctcccactCGACCCACCATTCCTCAGAAAGTCGAGTCCTCGTCGCTGCTTTGA
- the adam15 gene encoding disintegrin and metalloproteinase domain-containing protein 15 isoform X3, which yields MSGAAATFLLLLLSGRAALTVGRSLNAPRDGNDGLTATVTGVDRGWRPLLEKTRPFVLMDGERRSLTEALQYGHPNRLQCGLEVGGQLFLLDLEKNHDLLPKPPNVFYYLPNGTGVSVTANPVTHCYYQGSVRGFPQSRVALSTCSGLRGVIAINSTLSFELQPQEDDHHNPGQQGQEEWGGGETGEDGGEGSGGREGGEEGVHLLFSTSPLEGDVAGGCVVSHTALPPIHSFTHTHRKKRDILTETKYIELVLVADHQEFMNYQKNNNTIIYRMLDVANQVDWFYRPLNVRVALTGLEIWSDRDKIQVEKSPTDTLNNFLEWRTRELLPRLRHDNAQLVMGGSFDGTTVGMASQSSMCSRDRSGGVNVDHLVSVVGVASTVAHELGHNLGMSHDTAERRCSCQNEPRLGGCIMEPSTGFMPGQQFSSCSAADLSVSLLHGGGMCLFNVPQPDLLLGGPRCGNLYLERGEECDCGLLEECDDPCCNASTCQLLPGAQCSSDGICCHNCKLRAAGSVCREPIGECDLPEFCTGSSPHCPPNVFLQNGELCEDGASYCHGGVCASMNTQCQTLWGPNATSAPAVCFSSVNKQGNKHGNCGQLNNRSYIPCGNSDVHCGRIQCQGGRERPLLGTNAEILTTTVRFNVSDLICRGTFFHLGDDVSDPATVAQGTACGPAKACLNQRCQNVSVFGVDDCRRKCNGHGVCNSNSNCHCDVGWAPPDCRHSGHGGSVDSGPASAAAESDPVRVALLVVFLFILPVLLLFLALRFPRVRRSLLCLRPNSPFRKARQHNRVTHSEMWDLEFDHIHISRTKTMERVDDGDQVQALRYHLNPQADIPMTPPRKEVHDRPAPPTKPLPPDPTLNSLPQVPLPLKPIVPKKPRPLAPPSHPHLPPLPPQPAACTSNTKIRPHSTVAPTGPSKRRPPAPPTRPTIPQKVESSSLL from the exons ATGAGCGGAGCCGCCGCGacctttctgctgctgctgctcagcggCCGAGCTGCCCTCACGGTCGGCCGGTCCCTGAACGCACCGCGGGACGGTAACGACGGTCTGACCGCAACCGTCACAG GTGTCGACAGAGggtggcgccccctgctggagaaGACACGTCCCTTTGTACTGATGGACGGAGAGAGACGGAGCCTCACCGAAGCGTTACag TACGGTCACCCCAACAGATTGCAGTGTGGACTGGAGGTGGGAGGACAACTCTTCCTGTTGGACCTGGAGAAGAACCA CGACCTTCTGCCTAAACCACCCAACGTCTTCTACTACCTGCCCAACGGAACCGGCGTGTCTGTGACAGCCAACCCTGTG ACTCACTGTTATTACCAAGGCAGTGTCAGGGGATTCCCTCAGTCCAGAGTGGCTCTGAGCACCTGCTCCGGACTCAG AGGCGTCATAGCCATCAACTCCACGCTGAGCTTCGAGCTGCAGCCCCAGGAGGACGACCACCATAACCCCGGCCAGCAGGGGCAGGAGgagtggggaggaggggagacTGGAGAAGATGGTGGTGAAGGAAGTGGAGGtcgagaaggaggtgaagaaggagtCCATTTATTGTTCTCCACTAGTCCTCTGGAGGGCGATGTTGCTGGAGGCTGCGTGGTGTCACACACCGCTCTCCCCCCGATCCACagcttcactcacacacacagg aaaaagagagacatCTTGACAGAGACGAAATACATCGAGCTTGTGCTGGTGGCTGATCACCAGGAG TTCATGAATTAtcagaagaacaacaacaccaTCATCTACCGCATGCTGGACGTGGCCAACCAGGTGGACTGG ttCTACCGTCCTCTGAACGTGCGGGTGGCTTTGACCGGTCTGGAGATCTGGAGCGACCGAGACAAGATCCAGGTGGAGAAGAGTCCCACGGACACACTCAACAACTTCCTGGAGTGGAGAACCAGAGAGCTGCTGCCACGCCTTCGCCATGACAACGCCCAGCTTGTCAT GGGCGGGTCATTTGACGGCACCACAGTGGGGATGGCGTCCCAGTCGTCCATGTGCTCCAGAGACAGGTCCGGTGGAGTTAACGTG GATCACCTGGTCAGCGTGGTGGGCGTGGCCTCTACTGTGGCACATGAGCTTGGTCACAATTTGGGGATGAGCCACGACACGGCCGAACGCCGCTGCTCCTGTCAGAATGAGCCGCGTCTAGGAGGATGCATCATGGAGCCGTCGACCGG GTTCATGCCAGGTCAGcagttcagcagctgcagcgccGCAGACCTGTCCGTCAGTCTGCTGCACGGGGGGGGGATGTGTCTCTTCAACGTCCCACAGCCCGACCTCCTGCTGGGAGGACCTCGCTGTGGAAACCTGTACCTGGAGCGAGGAGAGGAGTGTGACTGTGGCCTGCTGGAg gaGTGTGATGACCCTTGCTGTAATGCATCCACGTGTCAGCTGcttcctggagctcagtgttcTTCTGATGGAATCTGTTGTCACAACTGCAAA CTGCGAGCAGCGGGCTCGGTGTGTCGGGAGCCGATTGGAGAATGTGACCTCCCTGAGTTCTGCACCGGCTCCTCCCCCCACTGTCCACCCAATGTCTTCCTGCAGAACGGAGAGCTCTGTGAGGATGGCGCCTCCTACTGCCACGGAGGAGTTTGTGCCAGCATGAACACCCAGTGTCAGACGCTGTGGGGACCCA acGCCACCAGTGCTCCGGCCGTCTGCTTCTCATCTGTCaataaacaaggaaacaaacatGGGAACTGTGGTCAGCTTAACAACAGATCCTACATCCCCTGTGGAAACTC TGACGTTCACTGCGGACGAATTCAGTGTCAAGGCGGGAgagagcgccccctgctgggcaCCAACGCAGAGATCCTCACCACCACTGTCCGCTTCAATGTCAGTGACCTCATCTGCAGAGGAACTTTCTTCCACCTCGGAGATGACGTGTCCGACCCTGCCACTGTGGCCCAGGGCACCGCCTGCGGACCCGCAAAG gcCTGTTTGAACCAGAGGTGTCAGAACGTGTCCGTGTTCGGCGTTGACGACTGTCGCAGGAAATGTAACGGCCATGGG gtgtgtAACAGTAATAGTAACTGTCACTGTGATGTGGGCTGGGCTCCACCTGACTGCAGGCACTCCGGTCATGGCGGCAGCGTGGACAGCGGCCCggcctcagctgcagcag agtcGGACCCGGTCAGAGTCGCCCTGCTCgttgtcttcctcttcatcctgccagtgctcctcctcttcctcgctcttCGCTTCCCTCGTGTGCGTCGGAGTCTTCTCTGTCTCAGACCAAACAGCCCTTTTCGCAAAGCTCGACAACACAACCG TGTTACTCACAGTGAGATGTGGGACTTGGAGTTTGACCATATCCACATCTCCAG aaCTAAGACGATGGAGCGAGTGGACGACGGCGATCAGGTCCAAGCACTGAGATACCACCTGAACCCACAGGCTGACATCCCAATGACGCCCCCCCGCAAAGAG GTTCATGACAGACCTGCTCCTCCCACTAAGCCTCTCCCCCCTGACCCCACCCTAAACTCCCTGCCGCAG GTTCCTCTTCCACTCAAACCTATCGTGCCAAAGAAGCCCCGCCCCCTGGCGCCACCATCCCATCCCCACCTTCCCCCTCTCCCACCTCAACCCGCTGCCTGCACCTCCAACACCAAAATCCGGCCGCACAGCACCGTCGCACCTACAGGGCCTTCCAAAAG acgacctcctgctcctcccactCGACCCACCATTCCTCAGAAAGTCGAGTCCTCGTCGCTGCTTTGA
- the adam15 gene encoding disintegrin and metalloproteinase domain-containing protein 15 isoform X6, whose protein sequence is MSGAAATFLLLLLSGRAALTVGRSLNAPRDGNDGLTATVTGVDRGWRPLLEKTRPFVLMDGERRSLTEALQYGHPNRLQCGLEVGGQLFLLDLEKNHDLLPKPPNVFYYLPNGTGVSVTANPVTHCYYQGSVRGFPQSRVALSTCSGLRGVIAINSTLSFELQPQEDDHHNPGQQGQEEWGGGETGEDGGEGSGGREGGEEGVHLLFSTSPLEGDVAGGCVVSHTALPPIHSFTHTHRKKRDILTETKYIELVLVADHQEFMNYQKNNNTIIYRMLDVANQVDWFYRPLNVRVALTGLEIWSDRDKIQVEKSPTDTLNNFLEWRTRELLPRLRHDNAQLVMGGSFDGTTVGMASQSSMCSRDRSGGVNVDHLVSVVGVASTVAHELGHNLGMSHDTAERRCSCQNEPRLGGCIMEPSTGFMPGQQFSSCSAADLSVSLLHGGGMCLFNVPQPDLLLGGPRCGNLYLERGEECDCGLLEECDDPCCNASTCQLLPGAQCSSDGICCHNCKLRAAGSVCREPIGECDLPEFCTGSSPHCPPNVFLQNGELCEDGASYCHGGVCASMNTQCQTLWGPNATSAPAVCFSSVNKQGNKHGNCGQLNNRSYIPCGNSDVHCGRIQCQGGRERPLLGTNAEILTTTVRFNVSDLICRGTFFHLGDDVSDPATVAQGTACGPAKACLNQRCQNVSVFGVDDCRRKCNGHGVCNSNSNCHCDVGWAPPDCRHSGHGGSVDSGPASAAAESDPVRVALLVVFLFILPVLLLFLALRFPRVRRSLLCLRPNSPFRKARQHNRVTHSEMWDLEFDHIHISRTKTMERVDDGDQVQALRYHLNPQADIPMTPPRKEVPLPLKPIVPKKPRPLAPPSHPHLPPLPPQPAACTSNTKIRPHSTVAPTGPSKRRPPAPPTRPTIPQKVESSSLL, encoded by the exons ATGAGCGGAGCCGCCGCGacctttctgctgctgctgctcagcggCCGAGCTGCCCTCACGGTCGGCCGGTCCCTGAACGCACCGCGGGACGGTAACGACGGTCTGACCGCAACCGTCACAG GTGTCGACAGAGggtggcgccccctgctggagaaGACACGTCCCTTTGTACTGATGGACGGAGAGAGACGGAGCCTCACCGAAGCGTTACag TACGGTCACCCCAACAGATTGCAGTGTGGACTGGAGGTGGGAGGACAACTCTTCCTGTTGGACCTGGAGAAGAACCA CGACCTTCTGCCTAAACCACCCAACGTCTTCTACTACCTGCCCAACGGAACCGGCGTGTCTGTGACAGCCAACCCTGTG ACTCACTGTTATTACCAAGGCAGTGTCAGGGGATTCCCTCAGTCCAGAGTGGCTCTGAGCACCTGCTCCGGACTCAG AGGCGTCATAGCCATCAACTCCACGCTGAGCTTCGAGCTGCAGCCCCAGGAGGACGACCACCATAACCCCGGCCAGCAGGGGCAGGAGgagtggggaggaggggagacTGGAGAAGATGGTGGTGAAGGAAGTGGAGGtcgagaaggaggtgaagaaggagtCCATTTATTGTTCTCCACTAGTCCTCTGGAGGGCGATGTTGCTGGAGGCTGCGTGGTGTCACACACCGCTCTCCCCCCGATCCACagcttcactcacacacacagg aaaaagagagacatCTTGACAGAGACGAAATACATCGAGCTTGTGCTGGTGGCTGATCACCAGGAG TTCATGAATTAtcagaagaacaacaacaccaTCATCTACCGCATGCTGGACGTGGCCAACCAGGTGGACTGG ttCTACCGTCCTCTGAACGTGCGGGTGGCTTTGACCGGTCTGGAGATCTGGAGCGACCGAGACAAGATCCAGGTGGAGAAGAGTCCCACGGACACACTCAACAACTTCCTGGAGTGGAGAACCAGAGAGCTGCTGCCACGCCTTCGCCATGACAACGCCCAGCTTGTCAT GGGCGGGTCATTTGACGGCACCACAGTGGGGATGGCGTCCCAGTCGTCCATGTGCTCCAGAGACAGGTCCGGTGGAGTTAACGTG GATCACCTGGTCAGCGTGGTGGGCGTGGCCTCTACTGTGGCACATGAGCTTGGTCACAATTTGGGGATGAGCCACGACACGGCCGAACGCCGCTGCTCCTGTCAGAATGAGCCGCGTCTAGGAGGATGCATCATGGAGCCGTCGACCGG GTTCATGCCAGGTCAGcagttcagcagctgcagcgccGCAGACCTGTCCGTCAGTCTGCTGCACGGGGGGGGGATGTGTCTCTTCAACGTCCCACAGCCCGACCTCCTGCTGGGAGGACCTCGCTGTGGAAACCTGTACCTGGAGCGAGGAGAGGAGTGTGACTGTGGCCTGCTGGAg gaGTGTGATGACCCTTGCTGTAATGCATCCACGTGTCAGCTGcttcctggagctcagtgttcTTCTGATGGAATCTGTTGTCACAACTGCAAA CTGCGAGCAGCGGGCTCGGTGTGTCGGGAGCCGATTGGAGAATGTGACCTCCCTGAGTTCTGCACCGGCTCCTCCCCCCACTGTCCACCCAATGTCTTCCTGCAGAACGGAGAGCTCTGTGAGGATGGCGCCTCCTACTGCCACGGAGGAGTTTGTGCCAGCATGAACACCCAGTGTCAGACGCTGTGGGGACCCA acGCCACCAGTGCTCCGGCCGTCTGCTTCTCATCTGTCaataaacaaggaaacaaacatGGGAACTGTGGTCAGCTTAACAACAGATCCTACATCCCCTGTGGAAACTC TGACGTTCACTGCGGACGAATTCAGTGTCAAGGCGGGAgagagcgccccctgctgggcaCCAACGCAGAGATCCTCACCACCACTGTCCGCTTCAATGTCAGTGACCTCATCTGCAGAGGAACTTTCTTCCACCTCGGAGATGACGTGTCCGACCCTGCCACTGTGGCCCAGGGCACCGCCTGCGGACCCGCAAAG gcCTGTTTGAACCAGAGGTGTCAGAACGTGTCCGTGTTCGGCGTTGACGACTGTCGCAGGAAATGTAACGGCCATGGG gtgtgtAACAGTAATAGTAACTGTCACTGTGATGTGGGCTGGGCTCCACCTGACTGCAGGCACTCCGGTCATGGCGGCAGCGTGGACAGCGGCCCggcctcagctgcagcag agtcGGACCCGGTCAGAGTCGCCCTGCTCgttgtcttcctcttcatcctgccagtgctcctcctcttcctcgctcttCGCTTCCCTCGTGTGCGTCGGAGTCTTCTCTGTCTCAGACCAAACAGCCCTTTTCGCAAAGCTCGACAACACAACCG TGTTACTCACAGTGAGATGTGGGACTTGGAGTTTGACCATATCCACATCTCCAG aaCTAAGACGATGGAGCGAGTGGACGACGGCGATCAGGTCCAAGCACTGAGATACCACCTGAACCCACAGGCTGACATCCCAATGACGCCCCCCCGCAAAGAG GTTCCTCTTCCACTCAAACCTATCGTGCCAAAGAAGCCCCGCCCCCTGGCGCCACCATCCCATCCCCACCTTCCCCCTCTCCCACCTCAACCCGCTGCCTGCACCTCCAACACCAAAATCCGGCCGCACAGCACCGTCGCACCTACAGGGCCTTCCAAAAG acgacctcctgctcctcccactCGACCCACCATTCCTCAGAAAGTCGAGTCCTCGTCGCTGCTTTGA